One region of Natronorubrum aibiense genomic DNA includes:
- a CDS encoding long-chain-fatty-acid--CoA ligase has product METPLIVTDFLEQARTYYGDEEAVIGVDGDRFTYDELGERVDRFSAALQERGIEKGDRVAVLDPNTHYHLEAAYGAMQIGAVFTPLNYRLTPDDYEYILSDAGVDAIYADYEHAEKVEAIRDDVPTETFITNDADVVDGEWEDFETVLEDAGTAFDQPEMDEDEIITINYTSGTTGDPKGVCRTHRTETIHSYLMTIYHEITDDDVYLWTLPMFHVNGWGHIYAVTGMGATHVCTRGVNADDVVDSITSEDVSILCAAPAVLNQLIDYYEAHDEPEMSGDNQVRVTTAGSAPPEATIRAVEDEFDWYLKHLYGATETGPLITISDAKRLIDDENRFEIKKRQGMGVLGTDVRVVDEDGDDVPHDDQTLGEVVVRGNQVMDHYWNKPEETEEAFNDRLEGYYHMGDLATVDENGMIALRDRKKDIIISGGENISSIELEDTLFDHDAVADVAVIPAPSDEWGETPKAFVVPANGDPNDPPVSADELTAFSREQLASYKVVRRIEYVKELPKTATGKTQKYELRQQEWEDEDRMIGEG; this is encoded by the coding sequence ATGGAAACACCACTCATCGTCACGGACTTCCTCGAGCAAGCGCGGACGTACTACGGCGACGAGGAAGCCGTCATCGGCGTCGATGGTGATCGATTCACGTACGACGAACTCGGTGAGCGCGTCGACCGATTTTCGGCGGCGCTCCAGGAGCGGGGTATCGAGAAAGGGGACCGGGTGGCCGTGCTCGATCCGAACACACACTACCACCTCGAGGCGGCCTACGGGGCAATGCAGATCGGCGCGGTGTTTACGCCGCTGAACTATCGGCTCACGCCCGACGATTACGAGTACATCCTCTCGGATGCGGGCGTCGACGCGATCTACGCGGATTACGAACACGCAGAGAAGGTCGAGGCGATTCGGGACGACGTGCCCACGGAGACGTTCATCACGAACGACGCCGACGTCGTCGACGGGGAGTGGGAAGACTTCGAGACCGTCCTCGAGGACGCGGGCACCGCGTTCGACCAGCCCGAGATGGACGAAGACGAGATCATCACGATCAACTACACCTCGGGGACGACGGGCGATCCGAAGGGGGTCTGTCGGACACACCGCACGGAGACCATCCACTCCTATCTGATGACGATTTACCACGAGATCACCGACGACGACGTCTATCTGTGGACGTTGCCGATGTTCCACGTCAACGGCTGGGGGCACATCTACGCGGTGACCGGGATGGGTGCGACCCACGTCTGTACGCGCGGTGTCAACGCCGACGACGTCGTCGATTCGATCACGTCCGAGGACGTGTCGATCCTCTGTGCCGCACCGGCGGTGCTCAACCAGCTGATCGACTACTACGAGGCACACGACGAGCCCGAGATGAGCGGCGACAATCAGGTTCGCGTGACCACGGCCGGCAGCGCGCCACCAGAGGCGACGATCCGCGCCGTCGAAGACGAGTTCGACTGGTATCTCAAGCACCTCTATGGCGCGACCGAGACCGGTCCGCTCATTACGATCTCCGACGCCAAGCGCCTCATCGACGACGAGAACCGCTTCGAGATCAAGAAACGGCAGGGAATGGGCGTCCTCGGCACCGACGTTCGCGTCGTCGACGAGGATGGCGACGACGTCCCACACGACGACCAGACGCTCGGCGAGGTCGTCGTCCGTGGCAACCAGGTGATGGACCACTACTGGAACAAACCCGAGGAGACCGAAGAGGCGTTCAACGACCGCCTCGAGGGCTACTACCACATGGGCGACCTCGCGACGGTCGACGAGAACGGCATGATCGCCCTCCGTGACCGCAAGAAAGACATCATCATCTCTGGCGGGGAGAACATCTCGAGCATCGAACTCGAGGACACGCTGTTCGACCACGACGCGGTCGCTGACGTGGCCGTCATCCCGGCACCCAGCGACGAGTGGGGTGAGACGCCGAAGGCGTTCGTCGTGCCCGCAAACGGCGATCCGAACGACCCACCCGTGTCGGCGGACGAACTGACCGCGTTCTCGCGCGAGCAACTGGCGAGCTACAAGGTCGTCCGTCGGATCGAGTACGTCAAGGAGCTGCCGAAGACGGCGACTGGCAAGACCCAGAAGTATGAACTGCGCCAGCAGGAGTGGGAAGACGAAGACCGGATGATCGGCGAAGGATGA
- a CDS encoding signal peptidase I — translation MTSTTLLKRVFGVVVALAIVLLLVGQLLGQPILLGYVATGSMEPTMNAGDGFVAIPTAVSGSVADGDVVVFDARELHGGGLTTHRVVGETSEGYITKGDANPFTDQDGGEPHVTDGQIVAKAWQVNGEVVTIPHLGTAIMGVQNTAAAAVGTIGPILGLTTSPDSEGTGSLLVAVGIALLGFGVLLERIGPARREKRRSRSRENVLAFWTTLGLVLLVFVTFATAAMVVPSGTTEYEVVSTETPEDNPQILAPGETGELTRTIDNAGYLPIVVVHEARSNNVETDPPWQTVGIRSSGETTVSLTAPETTGQYTRHVGEYRYLAVLPPALLVWLHGLHPLVAIAAVNGVIVGVAVVIVLVVFGRGDLRLRSAGTHVPLSTRLERKLRKWL, via the coding sequence ATGACGTCAACGACGCTCCTCAAGCGAGTGTTCGGTGTCGTCGTCGCACTTGCCATCGTGTTGTTGCTGGTCGGCCAGCTACTGGGACAGCCGATCCTGCTCGGGTACGTCGCGACGGGCAGTATGGAGCCGACGATGAACGCCGGCGACGGCTTCGTCGCGATCCCGACCGCCGTTTCGGGGTCGGTCGCGGACGGTGATGTGGTCGTCTTCGACGCGCGAGAGCTTCACGGCGGCGGGCTGACAACTCATCGCGTCGTCGGCGAGACCAGTGAAGGATACATCACGAAAGGCGACGCCAACCCGTTTACCGACCAAGACGGCGGCGAACCCCACGTCACGGACGGCCAGATCGTTGCCAAAGCATGGCAGGTAAACGGCGAGGTCGTCACGATCCCACACCTTGGGACGGCCATCATGGGTGTTCAGAACACTGCAGCAGCAGCTGTCGGGACGATCGGCCCGATTCTCGGGCTGACAACGTCGCCCGACTCGGAGGGGACCGGCTCGCTGCTGGTCGCCGTCGGCATCGCCCTGCTCGGGTTCGGCGTGCTCCTCGAGCGAATCGGGCCTGCACGACGCGAGAAGCGGCGCTCGCGCTCTCGGGAGAACGTGCTCGCGTTCTGGACGACGCTCGGGCTGGTCTTGCTCGTGTTCGTGACGTTCGCGACCGCAGCGATGGTCGTGCCGTCGGGTACCACCGAGTACGAAGTCGTGAGTACCGAAACGCCCGAGGATAATCCACAGATCCTCGCCCCCGGTGAGACGGGCGAACTCACACGGACGATCGATAACGCGGGCTACCTCCCAATCGTCGTCGTCCACGAAGCCAGAAGTAACAACGTCGAGACGGACCCACCCTGGCAGACGGTCGGGATTCGCTCGAGCGGAGAGACGACGGTCTCGCTGACGGCACCTGAGACGACCGGCCAGTACACCCGCCATGTCGGCGAGTACCGCTATCTCGCTGTGTTGCCGCCGGCGCTTTTAGTCTGGCTCCACGGGCTTCATCCCCTCGTCGCGATCGCCGCCGTCAACGGAGTCATCGTCGGGGTTGCCGTCGTAATCGTCCTCGTCGTGTTCGGCCGCGGTGATTTGCGCCTTCGCTCCGCCGGCACACACGTTCCGCTGTCGACTCGACTCGAGCGAAAGCTTCGGAAGTGGCTCTGA
- a CDS encoding PINc/VapC family ATPase codes for MHVVPDTSVVIDGRVSATIDDGQFEGATISVPEAVVAELEAQANDGIDSGWDGLEELQRLAALADEGVIALEYIGERPDAIERGHAAEGEIDALIRDLAEDLEATFLTSDVVQAEVAKAKGLDVEHVSPEVRKVGTLTVENYFDDQTMSVHLKTDTVPMAKRGELGEMRYEQIADEPLDEATMDEYAREIVDGAKESPEGFIELSEPGMKIVQFRDYRIAIGRPPFADGIEITAVRPIAQTDIEDYEKADELKERLLERQRGVLISGAPGAGKSTFAQAVARYISEHDYAVKTMEKPRDLQVGPEITQYTELGGEMAKTADALLMVRPDYTIYDEVRKTDDFEVFADMRLAGVGMIGVVHATRPIDALQRLVGRVELGMIPQVVDTVVYIEAGEVNTVYDVKTEVKVPAGLTEEDLARPVIQVTNFETGDPEYEIYTFNRQVVTVPLKDEEGGPGSESGVDRIAKSEIEREIRSIARGYVDVELKSQNKAVVYVEEDDISSVIGKGGGRITDVENRLGIDIDVRTHDENPNYGAGGGASAGGGGGQRGGGQPAGQMVTPEITSRHVVVPVDGNHGETVEVQAGGEYLFTATVSRGGEIQVSRGSAIADELEQAIDRKEPITVVPS; via the coding sequence ATGCACGTCGTGCCGGATACGAGCGTGGTCATCGATGGCCGCGTCTCGGCGACGATCGATGATGGGCAGTTCGAGGGAGCGACGATTTCGGTGCCGGAAGCCGTCGTCGCGGAACTCGAGGCGCAGGCGAACGACGGGATCGACAGTGGCTGGGACGGCTTAGAAGAGCTCCAGCGACTCGCCGCCCTCGCCGACGAGGGCGTGATCGCCCTCGAGTACATCGGCGAGCGTCCCGACGCGATCGAACGGGGCCACGCCGCAGAGGGCGAGATCGACGCGCTGATCCGCGATCTCGCCGAGGACCTCGAGGCGACGTTCCTGACGAGCGACGTCGTGCAGGCCGAAGTCGCGAAAGCGAAAGGCCTCGACGTCGAGCACGTCTCGCCGGAGGTCCGCAAAGTGGGCACGCTGACCGTCGAGAACTACTTCGACGACCAGACGATGAGCGTCCACCTCAAGACGGATACGGTTCCGATGGCCAAGCGGGGCGAACTCGGTGAGATGCGCTACGAGCAGATCGCCGACGAACCGCTCGACGAGGCGACGATGGACGAGTACGCCCGCGAGATCGTCGACGGCGCGAAGGAGTCTCCAGAGGGCTTCATCGAACTCTCCGAACCGGGCATGAAGATCGTCCAGTTCCGGGATTATCGGATTGCCATCGGCCGTCCGCCGTTTGCCGACGGGATCGAGATTACGGCCGTCCGACCGATTGCCCAGACCGACATCGAAGACTACGAGAAAGCCGACGAACTGAAAGAACGGCTGCTCGAGCGCCAGCGTGGCGTCCTCATCTCGGGGGCACCGGGGGCCGGGAAGTCGACGTTCGCACAGGCGGTCGCTCGCTACATCTCGGAGCACGATTATGCCGTCAAGACGATGGAGAAACCGCGGGACCTGCAGGTCGGCCCCGAGATCACCCAGTACACCGAACTGGGCGGCGAGATGGCGAAAACGGCGGACGCACTCCTGATGGTCCGTCCCGACTACACCATCTACGACGAGGTCCGCAAGACCGACGACTTCGAGGTCTTCGCGGACATGCGACTGGCCGGTGTCGGCATGATCGGCGTCGTCCACGCGACGCGCCCGATCGACGCCCTGCAGCGCCTCGTCGGCCGGGTCGAACTCGGGATGATTCCCCAAGTCGTCGACACCGTCGTCTACATCGAAGCCGGTGAGGTAAACACCGTCTACGACGTCAAGACGGAGGTCAAAGTCCCCGCCGGCCTGACCGAGGAGGACCTCGCTCGACCCGTGATCCAGGTGACGAACTTCGAGACGGGCGACCCCGAGTACGAGATCTACACGTTCAACCGCCAGGTCGTCACCGTCCCGCTCAAAGACGAAGAAGGTGGCCCCGGCAGCGAGTCCGGCGTCGATCGGATCGCCAAAAGCGAGATCGAACGGGAGATCCGCTCGATCGCCCGCGGCTACGTCGACGTCGAACTCAAGAGTCAGAACAAAGCCGTCGTCTACGTCGAAGAGGACGACATCTCGAGCGTGATCGGCAAGGGCGGCGGACGGATCACGGACGTCGAGAACCGGCTGGGGATCGATATCGACGTGCGGACCCACGACGAGAACCCCAACTACGGCGCTGGCGGCGGTGCCAGCGCAGGTGGCGGTGGCGGACAACGCGGCGGCGGCCAACCAGCAGGCCAGATGGTCACCCCCGAGATCACCTCGCGACACGTCGTCGTCCCCGTCGACGGCAACCACGGCGAAACCGTCGAAGTGCAAGCCGGCGGCGAGTATCTGTTCACCGCGACGGTCAGTCGCGGCGGCGAAATTCAGGTCTCTCGAGGAAGTGCAATCGCCGACGAGCTAGAGCAGGCGATCGATCGCAAAGAGCCGATTACGGTCGTCCCGTCTTGA
- a CDS encoding NAD+ synthase, which translates to MGADRQTIGYSNAGTTMGSFITDPDGLERAHSRIVDDIRTTVDNAGAQGAVVAMSGGIDSTVTAALAVEALGSDRVLGLGLPCHKSEHPGVSEARTIADGLGIEFTEIQLRPLLEAFEETAACALEADVETDEDGRPHERNHALGNVIARLRMCCAYYTANRQQRLVLGTANRSEWLLGYFTKYGDGAADTYPLGDLYKTEVRALATRIGVPRRIVNKEPTAGFWADQTDADELGASYDVIDPLLQRLVDDGKSIPEAAAALGIDHETARSLAWLCAETQHKRITPPTPGIGDRDVSTSR; encoded by the coding sequence ATGGGCGCTGATAGACAGACGATCGGGTACTCGAATGCCGGAACGACGATGGGATCGTTCATTACGGACCCCGACGGCCTCGAGCGAGCGCACTCGCGGATCGTCGACGATATCCGAACGACGGTGGACAACGCGGGCGCACAGGGTGCCGTGGTCGCGATGAGCGGTGGGATCGATTCCACCGTCACGGCGGCGCTGGCCGTCGAAGCACTCGGCAGTGACCGCGTGCTCGGGCTGGGGCTGCCCTGTCACAAGAGCGAACACCCCGGCGTCAGCGAGGCCCGGACTATCGCGGACGGGCTGGGCATCGAGTTTACCGAGATCCAGCTCCGACCGTTGCTCGAAGCGTTCGAGGAGACGGCGGCGTGTGCCCTCGAGGCCGACGTCGAGACGGACGAGGACGGGCGGCCACACGAGCGCAACCACGCGCTCGGGAACGTGATCGCGCGACTGCGGATGTGCTGTGCGTACTACACGGCGAACCGCCAGCAGCGACTCGTCCTCGGGACGGCGAACCGCTCGGAGTGGCTGCTCGGCTACTTTACGAAGTACGGCGACGGCGCGGCCGATACGTATCCGCTCGGTGACCTCTACAAAACGGAGGTGCGAGCGCTCGCGACACGGATCGGCGTGCCACGCCGGATCGTCAATAAAGAGCCGACGGCTGGGTTCTGGGCCGACCAGACCGACGCCGACGAACTCGGCGCGTCCTACGACGTGATCGACCCGCTGTTACAGCGGCTCGTCGATGATGGTAAGTCGATCCCCGAGGCCGCGGCGGCACTCGGTATCGACCACGAAACGGCACGCTCGCTCGCGTGGCTGTGCGCCGAAACGCAACACAAACGAATCACGCCGCCGACACCCGGCATCGGCGATCGGGACGTCAGCACCAGCCGATAG
- a CDS encoding MarR family transcriptional regulator yields MAETDGEDIEDLPPSAKLVFKVLEYDGPLTQKQIVEESMLSARTVRYALERLEGIGMVDEDIYFADARQSLYRLEEPVAADGNGVDESPKKDACCAE; encoded by the coding sequence ATGGCAGAGACCGACGGGGAGGACATCGAAGACTTGCCACCGAGCGCCAAACTCGTCTTCAAGGTTCTCGAGTACGATGGGCCGTTGACCCAGAAACAGATCGTCGAAGAATCGATGCTTTCGGCCCGGACCGTCCGGTACGCACTCGAACGCCTAGAAGGAATCGGAATGGTCGACGAGGATATCTACTTTGCGGACGCTCGGCAGAGTCTCTATCGACTCGAGGAACCGGTCGCAGCCGACGGCAACGGCGTCGACGAGTCCCCGAAAAAGGACGCCTGCTGCGCGGAGTAA
- a CDS encoding globin-coupled sensor protein: MDPEQTFGQGGLNHFLSVDELVDRIGLDNDEIAWRKEFVGFDEEDEQRLADLETLLRENQDEIADDFYDKILQYKQTRAVINRSPKDVPALKQTQRAYMVSLSTGDYDQSFFANRARVGKLHEILDMPLKHYVGQYGVYYTLLLDRLNERAQRQVVDAIEEWVEEQESEGGGIGGFVSALGFGGDDDDDGLEESFEATVRDAVDDGMMDVLSLLRIINLDMQIATDTYVDSYAKRLEDSIERRQRLAREVEEDVQGPIEELHNASEVIAGRAQTISSHTNAQARNTNQAATELGELSAAIEEVASVADDVRSESERAERLTADGVEAADDALDELEAIEDATEDVTKSADDLESRTEEIDAVLERLDDVAERTTVLAKNAKIEASRSEGANAGTMGVIANEVESFAEQTKRDLAAIEDAVEGVRRDAMKTVETTEETAERIDDGTDRVRETMDSLEEIHDAVDQTASKMEDIAAATDQQARNVETAATTVEDISQTANQVADATESVAAASEEQTASLQSVGETVSRLTEGDDEDEDDRPVYEQVQ; the protein is encoded by the coding sequence ATGGATCCGGAACAAACGTTCGGACAAGGGGGACTCAACCATTTTCTTTCAGTTGATGAGCTTGTGGACAGAATCGGGCTCGACAACGACGAGATCGCGTGGCGAAAGGAGTTCGTCGGCTTCGATGAGGAGGACGAACAGCGGTTAGCGGACCTCGAGACGCTGTTGCGCGAGAACCAAGACGAGATTGCAGACGACTTCTACGACAAGATTCTGCAGTACAAACAGACCAGAGCGGTCATCAACCGCTCGCCGAAGGACGTTCCGGCACTGAAACAGACCCAGCGGGCGTATATGGTCTCGCTGTCCACGGGCGACTACGACCAATCGTTTTTCGCCAACCGGGCTCGAGTCGGCAAGCTCCACGAGATCCTCGACATGCCGTTGAAACACTACGTGGGTCAGTACGGCGTCTACTACACGCTGTTGCTCGATCGGCTCAACGAGCGCGCCCAGCGGCAGGTCGTCGACGCGATCGAAGAGTGGGTCGAAGAGCAGGAATCCGAAGGCGGTGGCATCGGCGGCTTCGTCAGTGCGCTCGGCTTCGGTGGCGACGACGACGATGACGGCCTCGAGGAATCGTTCGAGGCGACAGTCAGAGACGCGGTCGACGACGGGATGATGGACGTGCTCTCGCTGTTGCGCATCATCAACCTCGACATGCAGATCGCGACCGACACGTACGTCGACTCCTACGCGAAGCGACTCGAGGACTCGATCGAGCGCCGCCAGCGACTGGCGCGAGAAGTCGAAGAGGACGTCCAAGGCCCGATCGAGGAACTGCACAACGCGAGCGAAGTGATCGCCGGTCGTGCTCAGACGATCAGCAGCCACACGAACGCACAGGCGAGAAACACGAATCAGGCGGCGACAGAACTCGGCGAGTTGAGCGCCGCGATCGAAGAGGTCGCGAGCGTCGCCGACGACGTCCGCTCGGAGAGCGAACGAGCCGAACGGCTCACCGCCGACGGCGTCGAAGCGGCCGACGACGCCTTGGACGAACTCGAGGCCATCGAGGACGCGACCGAAGACGTCACCAAATCCGCCGACGACCTCGAGAGCAGAACGGAAGAGATCGACGCGGTTCTCGAGCGACTCGACGACGTCGCCGAGCGGACGACCGTGCTGGCGAAAAACGCCAAAATCGAGGCCTCGCGCTCGGAGGGCGCGAACGCGGGGACGATGGGTGTGATCGCAAACGAAGTCGAGTCGTTCGCCGAGCAGACCAAACGCGACCTCGCGGCGATCGAAGACGCCGTCGAAGGCGTTCGCCGGGACGCGATGAAGACGGTCGAAACGACCGAAGAGACAGCCGAGCGAATCGACGATGGCACCGACCGGGTTCGCGAGACGATGGACTCGCTCGAGGAGATCCACGACGCGGTCGACCAGACGGCATCGAAGATGGAAGACATCGCGGCGGCGACCGACCAGCAGGCGCGCAACGTCGAGACGGCGGCGACGACCGTCGAAGACATCTCGCAGACGGCGAATCAGGTCGCCGACGCGACGGAGTCGGTCGCCGCGGCCAGCGAAGAACAGACCGCCAGCCTCCAGAGCGTCGGCGAGACCGTTTCGAGACTGACCGAAGGCGACGACGAGGACGAGGACGACCGGCCGGTGTACGAGCAAGTCCAGTAG
- a CDS encoding DUF5305 domain-containing protein, which yields MIDNPRLELVLAQYGRLITIALIVVGALALGATGWAVANPTTETTTQYGDEHVESNVGTSAVVVRDGELWSEGDRLENSGVYVRNATPELTLEPETSLRDETEGAIDDADVHHELILRFDATRDGESFWNETHTVIDESPPVEDGVATSTATIDVDSYRDRQRQLERELSGVGSVDLELAFRVEYDTGRSQGTQQASTAFQVTDDAYWLAESLSVSESHTYQTGTQQTTESRSLGTIAGLSLLGTFALVGAAFVARRAPVDEEAARRAVHEQRYAEWISRGSIPMWVGDYHISLDTLEDVVDVAIDTNKRVVHDRQRGLFAVVGDDVVYYYSERGLWEETAWPELNLQKQSRPADEEPTFSPDELELEGRDEFGDPDEGGFDDDEDVWKKL from the coding sequence GTGATCGATAATCCACGACTCGAGTTAGTACTCGCCCAGTACGGTCGCCTAATCACGATTGCACTGATCGTCGTCGGTGCGCTTGCACTCGGCGCGACGGGCTGGGCCGTTGCGAATCCGACGACGGAGACGACCACGCAGTACGGCGACGAACACGTCGAAAGCAACGTCGGGACGAGTGCCGTCGTCGTGCGGGACGGCGAACTCTGGAGCGAGGGCGACCGCCTCGAGAACAGCGGCGTCTACGTGCGCAACGCCACGCCGGAGCTCACCCTCGAGCCCGAGACCAGCCTGCGAGACGAGACCGAGGGGGCGATCGACGACGCCGACGTCCACCACGAACTGATCCTTCGGTTCGACGCGACCAGAGACGGCGAGTCGTTCTGGAACGAGACCCACACCGTCATCGACGAATCGCCACCCGTCGAGGACGGCGTCGCAACGTCGACGGCGACGATCGACGTCGACTCCTACCGCGACCGCCAGCGCCAACTCGAGCGAGAACTCTCGGGCGTCGGCTCGGTCGACCTCGAGTTGGCGTTCCGTGTCGAGTACGACACCGGGAGAAGTCAGGGCACACAGCAGGCGTCGACGGCGTTTCAGGTGACCGACGACGCCTACTGGCTGGCTGAGTCGCTGTCGGTGTCAGAGAGCCATACCTATCAGACGGGCACCCAACAGACCACCGAATCGCGGAGTCTCGGAACGATCGCCGGGCTCTCACTGCTGGGGACGTTCGCACTCGTGGGGGCCGCGTTCGTCGCGCGGCGAGCCCCGGTCGACGAGGAGGCCGCTCGGCGTGCGGTCCACGAACAGCGCTACGCCGAGTGGATCTCGCGTGGCTCGATTCCGATGTGGGTCGGCGACTACCACATCTCGCTCGATACACTCGAGGACGTCGTCGACGTCGCGATTGACACGAACAAACGCGTCGTCCACGACCGCCAGCGCGGGCTGTTCGCCGTCGTCGGCGACGACGTCGTCTACTACTACAGCGAGCGCGGGCTCTGGGAGGAGACCGCGTGGCCGGAGCTGAACCTCCAGAAACAGTCCCGGCCGGCCGACGAAGAACCGACGTTTTCGCCCGACGAGTTAGAGCTCGAAGGGAGAGACGAGTTCGGCGATCCCGACGAGGGTGGGTTCGACGACGACGAAGACGTCTGGAAGAAACTCTGA